In Bacteroidota bacterium, the following are encoded in one genomic region:
- a CDS encoding T9SS type A sorting domain-containing protein, producing MKKLILVLVMLFPVFLFGANFYWVNGTGNWSDTNHWAKSSGSTNYYNRIPSINDNVIFDSLSFTASGQKTTINISSVSCKNMDWSLVRYNPKLSGTLSDTINIYGNLTFCDSMINGFWGNIKFRTSSSGNKHLINLNEKKLNGNCYFFGDSSILVNHFETTKNIYHINGVLMTNNFNISCLHFNPDNDISLPIQVDNPVLTGNDTITIKGSIFLNANYNNSNFTGPIYFSPSNDTNYIYLQNIVLNNHCYFVGGGILFLKTNINTNKNIYYNQGTMFSNGFDISCNTFSSELGYSRSLNFNNSIINIQGAGNSWKINPSFLNMNFSGTVLKFNYSGNDTVNFLAPDTSIHYETVHFYSPFTILKSSNQYDTLKIYEGVKLFLKNGLNQYVNYFSAIGTCGLPVFICSSERGSRAKIIKTSGTSTSNYIRITDIEASGGALFVANNSVDEGNISGWTITEPSDNQTMYWIGGSGNWADATHWSYSSGGTNATCIPAPNNDVIFDNNSFSGNDTVFVGNNSYCKNMTWTALTTNPVLYGNDENYLKIKGSLSFDKKLNAAFTGNYYFSSNSNDSILSDSVIINGDLYFTNGGNYTLKDKLETNKDIYLQKGTFNLNNKNLSCEHFISNDTFTRQLNLGNSTITINSCDTAWNINSKDLNFISNSSTIILNHNALNDVVFNGADLKYDTLILQTNYSTLISCDSFDMIKNISGKSLSLESDSKIYFDSFDITGNCASPFVLKSTDFFGNPAKLKKTGYYKIDINNLIINNVSADTSDGFVYIALNSVVNKNTSGWTTSAVDSGMKYYWVGNSGNWSDTNHWSLSSGGVNTSCIPSENDSIVFDSNSFTLSGQEVKVDIDAYFSNITFSTVTNNPELNLVRNIFPKGNVTLSDNLSIVSPNSSAYIYLIPNGNVVFDPSGIDSIFSNIIIDSKNTGDSITITDNILMNKSNSISTIQGILNLNNQNISCGSMLFLTNNPKSIYLTGSKINLNYGWIILSDSGLTLHSDSSIINIDAKGYAFFNGENLSYNILKIETSENTSSTITGSNTFNKLILKKGVNIYFEANKTQTINDSFVSMGTCVDYINLHSTEEGTQAKLDIGTNAHLKGECLKINDIKINGSGSPFEIKFSTNEGNNSGWNFNSTSATTASFNVDYNSCFGEFLSFNNNSTAISGDSSDLKFTWYFDDGDTVESNYDTTHCFDLKGKHYITLKSTYINECFDTYTDSTLVYKPDLFISTDEPDEKICFGDNVTFMLSNTGDSFRYYVDDIPVTQYITDTFFSISTLTDGQTVKASVKEGDCYAMSNTSFKFTVDSIPNLNFVCSDSDQVICINDTVYFYAYNANLYQFYINGVSQGNMDSTNIFYSNNLQDGDTVSLIGKFSENQCSAESPIKYIFTVNPLPVVSLSSSDIDNTICSGDSVTFMASGAERYEFFINGISQGVADTTNTFTTTLLTDGATVTVAGTSTSGCFAISNNIFTFTVKAVPNVSLTSSDADNTICAGNYITFNTSGASQYDFFLNGVSILGQTSLNFYKTDSLQNNDIVSVKGYINNCSAFCDTSFQITVHPNVELTCSDTNQIICEGTEVEFNASGDTIYQFYLNNQSITSASSNSVFIIDSIKNGESISVTSTTGACLPSAYIFTVNPNPSNITLECDDADNLICDGDIVCFNTKGAFEYELFIDSVSYGQKTTNNTFVISTIKDKQNVYVSGYTDKGCVKNSSSITFAVNSYPNVSMICSDADNTICNGDSVLFVASGADSFEFFMDEVLMKSKSTDSTLYTNQLTNGKELKVVGTTKNCSIESDSSFQFTVFNYPAVKLIKLSDDDLCDGDTIKTFAKGANYYEYFIDGISQAVPSQNSYFSFLPTNAMHKLKVKGSLNGCSSISDSVFEYTISSYPVVNFSSSIQGNEICYGEKVDFIGSGAEFYEFYINGLLQNERTSDSIFSTTMIENNDEISLIAYNANCGVNADSNYKLKVHKMNIGFTNSSNTNMICESSPIIFKATGADEYKFFVDSISQTNFSVVDSFITNTLSDGEVVSILAKSNKTACIQSSESTFRIIVMSSPVISSSSSTKFCEGDSIILFSNFAKGNKWFKDGNILNGQTDSLLIVKKSGDYSLEVVNGGNASVISFGKNENGQLGNGNFQNSVNEVNVLNLLNITDIDAGRSFNLALDSEKNVYSWGSNLYGQLGIGSYSDKNIPVKLNSLSQINKIASGGMHCIALKSDSTLLSWGNNLDGQLGYGNNALSNFPFAVIDIDNVIEISAGESHSLALKSDGTVWSWGDNRFGQLGNNNYVDQNKAVQVLGLTNIVEISAGKYHSLAIDENGKVWTWGNNSKGQLGTGNYNSSCVPIKIVDLINIVKIGAGADHSLALRSNGKVYAWGSNEYGQLGIKDKYQAKKPVIIDLNSFIKDIECGYYHNFATEEDYSTWAWGYNFNGQLGNKTTQNQTEAIILENIKGITKLAAGVNHSTAILGRMNNCVSSPINIDVDTIPEITINYDGKMLKTVKGSSYQWYFNGNEIPGATSQSFEAKSFGSYSVYVVFNNNCGGMSEVFKFSSIESNNLAQYIKLLPNPNKGIFNLKFELSQIYLNEITGISLFDVYGKELLKYDKNITNNILEFNIQKYGVGLYLLKINFTDYVEVMKVIVD from the coding sequence ATGAAAAAGCTTATTTTAGTTCTTGTAATGTTATTTCCGGTTTTTCTTTTCGGAGCAAATTTTTATTGGGTAAACGGAACAGGAAATTGGAGTGACACTAATCATTGGGCAAAATCTTCCGGTAGTACAAATTATTATAATCGTATTCCATCAATTAATGACAATGTTATTTTTGACAGCCTTTCATTTACTGCAAGCGGTCAAAAAACTACAATTAATATTTCTTCTGTAAGTTGTAAAAATATGGATTGGTCATTAGTAAGATATAATCCAAAACTTTCAGGAACTTTAAGTGATACCATTAACATATATGGGAATTTAACATTTTGCGATAGCATGATTAATGGTTTTTGGGGGAATATTAAATTCAGAACATCTTCTTCGGGAAATAAACATTTGATAAATCTTAATGAGAAAAAATTAAATGGTAATTGTTATTTCTTTGGAGATTCATCTATTTTGGTCAATCATTTTGAAACAACCAAAAACATTTATCATATCAATGGAGTTTTGATGACAAATAATTTTAATATTAGTTGCCTTCATTTTAATCCTGATAATGATATTTCTTTGCCAATTCAGGTCGATAATCCAGTATTGACGGGTAATGATACTATCACAATAAAAGGTTCTATTTTTTTAAATGCAAATTATAACAACAGTAATTTCACAGGTCCTATATATTTCTCGCCTTCTAATGATACAAATTATATTTATTTGCAAAATATTGTTTTAAACAATCATTGTTATTTTGTTGGAGGGGGTATTTTATTTTTGAAAACAAATATTAATACAAACAAAAATATATATTACAACCAAGGTACAATGTTTTCAAATGGGTTCGACATTAGTTGTAATACCTTTTCTTCCGAATTGGGATATTCAAGAAGTTTAAATTTTAATAATTCAATAATAAATATTCAAGGAGCAGGCAATAGCTGGAAAATTAATCCATCATTTTTAAATATGAATTTTTCAGGAACAGTTTTAAAATTTAACTATTCAGGAAATGATACAGTAAATTTTTTAGCTCCTGATACATCAATTCATTATGAAACAGTTCATTTTTATTCACCATTTACAATTCTTAAATCTTCAAATCAATATGATACGCTTAAAATTTATGAAGGAGTAAAATTATTTTTAAAAAATGGACTTAATCAATATGTAAATTATTTTAGTGCAATCGGTACATGTGGATTGCCTGTATTTATTTGTTCGTCAGAAAGAGGTAGTAGAGCAAAAATTATAAAAACATCTGGTACATCAACTTCGAACTATATCAGAATAACAGATATTGAAGCGTCAGGTGGGGCATTATTTGTAGCTAACAATTCTGTTGATGAGGGAAATATAAGCGGATGGACAATTACTGAACCTTCTGATAATCAAACAATGTACTGGATAGGAGGAAGTGGTAATTGGGCGGATGCTACGCATTGGTCATACAGTTCTGGAGGAACAAATGCAACTTGTATTCCTGCACCGAACAATGATGTAATATTTGATAACAATTCCTTTTCAGGAAACGATACTGTTTTTGTTGGCAACAATTCTTATTGTAAAAACATGACATGGACGGCTTTAACAACAAATCCTGTTCTTTACGGTAATGATGAAAACTATTTGAAAATAAAAGGTTCTTTAAGTTTTGATAAAAAATTAAATGCTGCATTTACAGGAAACTATTATTTTTCAAGTAACTCAAATGATTCAATTTTATCCGATAGTGTAATTATTAATGGAGACCTGTATTTTACAAATGGGGGGAATTATACTTTAAAAGATAAGTTGGAAACAAACAAAGATATTTACTTACAAAAAGGAACATTTAATTTAAATAATAAGAATTTATCTTGTGAGCATTTTATTTCAAACGACACATTTACAAGGCAACTTAATTTGGGAAATTCAACAATTACAATCAATAGTTGCGATACAGCCTGGAATATCAATTCAAAAGATTTGAATTTTATTTCAAACTCATCAACAATTATACTTAATCATAACGCTTTGAATGATGTTGTTTTTAATGGTGCAGATTTGAAATATGACACTTTAATTCTTCAAACTAATTATTCAACATTAATCTCTTGTGATAGTTTTGATATGATAAAAAATATTTCAGGTAAATCATTATCATTAGAGTCCGATAGTAAAATTTATTTTGATTCATTTGATATTACAGGAAACTGTGCAAGTCCTTTTGTTCTTAAATCAACAGACTTTTTTGGCAATCCTGCAAAATTGAAAAAAACAGGATACTATAAAATTGATATAAATAATTTAATAATCAATAATGTATCAGCAGACACATCCGATGGGTTTGTTTATATTGCATTAAACTCAGTTGTAAATAAAAATACATCAGGCTGGACAACATCAGCGGTTGATTCGGGAATGAAATATTATTGGGTTGGAAACTCTGGAAATTGGAGCGATACAAATCATTGGTCTTTAAGTTCAGGAGGAGTTAATACATCATGTATCCCATCCGAAAATGACAGTATTGTTTTTGATTCCAATTCGTTCACTTTAAGCGGACAGGAAGTAAAGGTAGATATTGATGCTTATTTTTCAAATATAACTTTTTCAACAGTAACCAATAATCCCGAATTAAATCTAGTTAGAAATATTTTTCCAAAAGGGAACGTTACACTTAGTGATAATTTATCAATAGTATCTCCTAATTCTTCAGCCTATATTTATCTTATTCCAAATGGAAATGTGGTTTTTGATCCTTCTGGAATTGACAGTATTTTTTCAAATATAATAATTGATTCGAAAAATACTGGGGATAGTATTACGATTACAGATAATATTTTAATGAATAAATCAAATTCTATTTCTACTATTCAAGGAATTTTAAATTTAAACAATCAAAATATTTCTTGTGGGTCAATGTTGTTTCTTACAAATAATCCAAAATCAATATACCTTACCGGGTCAAAAATAAATTTAAATTACGGGTGGATTATTTTATCAGATTCAGGATTAACTTTACATTCAGATTCCTCAATAATTAATATTGATGCAAAGGGTTATGCCTTTTTTAATGGGGAAAACTTGTCATATAACATTCTTAAAATAGAAACTTCTGAGAATACATCATCAACAATTACGGGCTCTAACACTTTTAACAAATTAATTCTCAAAAAAGGTGTAAATATTTATTTTGAAGCAAATAAAACACAAACAATAAATGACTCTTTTGTTTCTATGGGTACATGTGTCGATTATATTAATCTTCATTCTACCGAAGAGGGAACACAAGCCAAGTTGGACATAGGAACAAATGCACATCTTAAAGGTGAATGTTTAAAAATTAACGATATAAAGATAAATGGATCTGGTTCACCTTTTGAAATAAAATTTAGCACCAATGAAGGAAATAATAGTGGTTGGAATTTTAATTCAACATCGGCAACTACTGCCTCATTCAATGTTGATTACAATTCATGTTTTGGTGAGTTTCTGAGTTTTAATAATAATTCAACTGCAATAAGCGGAGATTCATCCGACCTTAAATTTACATGGTATTTTGATGATGGCGATACAGTAGAGTCAAATTATGATACAACTCATTGTTTTGACTTAAAAGGGAAGCATTATATAACATTAAAATCAACTTATATAAACGAATGTTTTGATACTTACACAGATTCTACACTTGTTTATAAACCTGATTTATTTATAAGTACAGATGAACCTGATGAAAAAATTTGTTTTGGTGATAACGTTACTTTTATGCTAAGTAATACAGGAGATTCTTTTCGTTATTACGTTGACGATATCCCAGTAACTCAGTATATTACTGATACATTTTTTAGTATAAGTACATTGACAGACGGACAAACCGTAAAAGCATCTGTTAAAGAAGGGGATTGTTATGCAATGAGTAACACATCTTTTAAATTTACAGTGGATTCTATTCCAAACTTGAATTTTGTTTGTTCAGATAGTGACCAAGTAATTTGTATTAACGATACAGTTTATTTCTATGCTTATAATGCAAATTTGTATCAATTTTATATCAATGGTGTTTCTCAAGGAAATATGGATTCAACAAATATTTTTTACTCAAATAATTTACAAGATGGTGACACAGTAAGCTTAATAGGAAAATTTAGTGAAAACCAATGTTCTGCTGAATCGCCAATAAAATATATTTTCACAGTAAATCCATTACCTGTTGTTTCTTTATCAAGTAGCGATATTGATAATACAATTTGTTCGGGAGACAGTGTTACATTTATGGCTTCAGGAGCAGAACGTTATGAGTTTTTTATTAATGGAATATCACAAGGGGTAGCTGATACAACAAATACTTTTACAACAACATTACTTACTGACGGTGCTACTGTAACAGTAGCAGGAACCAGTACTTCAGGTTGTTTTGCAATTAGTAATAATATATTTACATTTACTGTTAAAGCTGTTCCAAACGTAAGCTTAACATCAAGTGATGCTGACAACACAATTTGTGCAGGAAATTACATTACATTTAATACATCAGGTGCATCTCAATATGATTTCTTTTTAAATGGAGTTTCTATTTTAGGGCAAACTTCTCTTAACTTTTATAAAACAGATAGTTTACAAAATAATGATATTGTATCTGTAAAAGGATACATTAATAATTGCTCAGCATTTTGTGACACATCATTTCAAATAACAGTGCACCCTAATGTGGAATTAACTTGTTCTGACACTAATCAGATAATTTGTGAAGGTACAGAAGTTGAATTTAATGCATCAGGTGATACTATTTATCAATTTTATTTGAATAACCAAAGTATAACTTCCGCTTCATCAAATTCAGTATTTATCATTGATAGTATTAAAAATGGAGAAAGTATTTCGGTAACATCAACAACAGGAGCATGTTTGCCAAGTGCTTATATTTTTACGGTTAATCCCAATCCTTCAAATATTACTTTAGAATGTGATGATGCTGATAATTTGATTTGTGATGGAGATATTGTTTGTTTTAATACAAAAGGAGCTTTTGAATATGAATTATTTATTGATTCTGTAAGTTATGGACAAAAAACAACAAACAACACATTTGTGATTTCAACTATTAAGGATAAGCAAAATGTTTATGTATCCGGATATACCGATAAAGGATGTGTGAAAAATAGTAGTTCAATTACATTTGCAGTTAACTCTTATCCAAATGTTAGCATGATTTGTTCAGATGCAGATAATACAATTTGCAATGGCGATAGTGTTTTATTTGTTGCCTCAGGTGCCGATAGCTTTGAATTTTTTATGGATGAAGTGCTTATGAAATCAAAATCTACAGATTCAACACTATACACAAATCAACTTACTAATGGCAAAGAATTAAAAGTAGTTGGTACAACAAAAAATTGCTCTATTGAATCAGATAGTTCTTTCCAATTTACTGTATTTAATTATCCTGCAGTAAAGCTAATAAAACTAAGCGATGATGATTTGTGTGATGGAGATACAATTAAAACTTTTGCAAAAGGAGCAAATTATTACGAATATTTTATTGATGGTATTTCTCAAGCTGTTCCTTCACAAAATAGTTATTTTAGCTTTTTACCTACAAATGCAATGCATAAGCTAAAAGTGAAAGGATCTTTAAATGGTTGCTCAAGTATTTCAGACTCTGTATTCGAATATACTATAAGTTCCTATCCTGTTGTTAATTTTTCTTCAAGCATTCAAGGCAATGAGATATGTTATGGTGAAAAAGTTGATTTTATAGGTTCAGGTGCCGAATTTTATGAATTTTATATAAATGGATTGTTACAAAATGAAAGAACATCTGATAGTATTTTCAGCACAACAATGATTGAAAATAATGATGAAATTTCTTTAATTGCTTACAACGCAAATTGTGGTGTAAATGCCGATTCAAATTATAAATTGAAAGTTCATAAAATGAATATTGGATTTACAAATTCATCAAATACAAACATGATTTGTGAGTCATCACCGATAATTTTTAAAGCTACCGGTGCCGATGAGTATAAATTTTTTGTTGACAGCATTTCTCAAACCAATTTTTCTGTTGTTGATTCATTTATTACTAATACTTTATCAGATGGAGAAGTAGTAAGCATTTTAGCAAAATCAAATAAAACAGCATGTATCCAAAGTTCAGAATCAACTTTCCGAATTATCGTAATGTCAAGTCCTGTAATTTCATCATCATCATCCACAAAATTTTGTGAAGGTGATTCAATAATTTTATTTAGTAATTTTGCTAAAGGTAATAAATGGTTCAAAGATGGAAATATTTTAAATGGCCAAACAGATAGTTTATTGATTGTTAAAAAGTCAGGAGATTATAGTTTAGAAGTAGTTAATGGTGGAAATGCATCAGTTATTTCTTTTGGAAAAAACGAAAACGGACAACTAGGTAATGGTAACTTTCAAAACTCAGTGAATGAAGTAAATGTGTTAAATTTATTAAACATTACGGACATTGATGCAGGACGTTCATTTAACCTTGCTTTGGATTCAGAAAAAAATGTGTATTCATGGGGAAGTAATTTATATGGGCAACTTGGAATAGGATCATATTCCGACAAAAACATTCCTGTTAAATTAAACTCCTTAAGTCAGATTAATAAAATAGCATCAGGTGGCATGCATTGTATTGCACTAAAATCTGATAGCACACTACTTTCTTGGGGAAATAATCTTGACGGTCAGTTAGGATATGGGAATAATGCTTTAAGTAATTTCCCATTTGCTGTAATTGACATTGACAATGTTATAGAAATAAGTGCAGGTGAAAGTCATAGTTTGGCTTTAAAATCAGACGGTACGGTTTGGTCGTGGGGTGATAATCGTTTTGGACAATTGGGTAACAATAATTATGTTGACCAAAATAAAGCTGTACAAGTTTTGGGGTTAACAAATATTGTTGAAATTAGTGCAGGAAAATATCACAGTTTGGCAATAGATGAAAACGGAAAAGTTTGGACATGGGGTAATAATTCAAAAGGACAATTAGGAACAGGAAACTATAATTCCTCTTGTGTCCCTATAAAAATTGTTGATTTGATAAATATTGTAAAAATTGGAGCAGGAGCTGATCATAGCCTTGCATTACGCTCAAATGGAAAAGTATATGCATGGGGAAGTAACGAATATGGGCAATTGGGTATTAAAGATAAATATCAAGCAAAAAAGCCTGTAATTATTGATTTGAACTCTTTTATTAAGGATATTGAATGTGGTTATTATCATAATTTCGCAACCGAAGAAGATTATTCAACATGGGCTTGGGGTTACAATTTTAATGGTCAATTAGGAAACAAAACTACCCAAAACCAAACGGAAGCTATTATTTTGGAGAATATTAAAGGAATTACAAAATTAGCTGCAGGGGTTAATCATTCAACAGCAATACTTGGAAGAATGAACAACTGTGTTTCTTCGCCTATAAATATAGATGTGGATACCATTCCTGAAATTACAATAAATTATGATGGAAAAATGCTTAAAACAGTAAAAGGGAGTTCATATCAATGGTACTTTAATGGCAATGAAATACCAGGTGCTACAAGTCAATCATTTGAAGCTAAAAGCTTTGGGAGCTATTCTGTATATGTTGTTTTTAACAACAATTGTGGTGGAATGTCTGAAGTATTTAAATTTAGCAGCATTGAAAGCAATAATTTGGCACAATACATAAAACTTTTACCCAATCCTAACAAAGGTATTTTTAATTTAAAATTTGAGCTTAGTCAAATTTATTTAAATGAAATTACTGGAATTTCTTTGTTTGATGTTTATGGAAAAGAACTATTAAAATATGATAAAAATATTACTAATAACATATTAGAATTCAATATTCAAAAGTATGGAGTAGGTTTATATTTACTAAAAATAAATTTTACTGACTATGTTGAAGTTATGAAAGTAATAGTTGATTAA